From Rattus rattus isolate New Zealand chromosome 17, Rrattus_CSIRO_v1, whole genome shotgun sequence, the proteins below share one genomic window:
- the Slc12a4 gene encoding solute carrier family 12 member 4, with protein MPHFTVVPVDGPRRGDYDNLEGLSWVDYGERAEREDSDGQGNHRENSPFLSPLDASRGNDYYDRNLALFEEELDIRPKVSSLLGKLVSYTNLTQGAKEHEEAESGEGGRRRAAKAPSMGTLMGVYLPCLQNIFGVILFLRLTWMVGTAGVLQALLIVLICCCCTLLTAISMSAIATNGVVPAGGSYFMISRSLGPEFGGAVGLCFYLGTTFAAAMYILGAIEILLTYIAPPAAIFYPSGIHDMSSATLNNMRVYGTIFLTFMTLVVFVGVKYVNKFASLFLACVIISILSIYVGGIKSAFDPPVFPVCMLGNRTLSRDQFDICAKTVVVDNETVATRLWTFFCHSPNLTADSCDPYFLLNNVTEIPGIPGAAAGVLQENLWSAYLEKGEVVEKHGLPSTDTLGLKESLSLYVVADIATSFTVLVGIFFPSVTGIMAGSNRSGDLRDAQKSIPVGTILAIVTTSLVYFSSVILFGACIEGVVLRDKYGDGVSRNLVVGTLAWPSPWVIVVGSFFSTCGAGLQSLTGAPRLLQAIAKDNIIPFLRVFGHGKANGEPTWALLLTALIAELGILIASLDMVAPILSMFFLMCYLFVNLACAVQTLLRTPNWRPRFKYYHWALSFLGMSLCLALMFVSSWYYALVAMVIAGMIYKYIEYQGAEKEWGDGIRGLSLSAARYALLRLEEGPPHTKNWRPQLLVLLKLDEDLHVKYPRLLTFASQLKAGKGLTIVGSVIQGSFLESYGEAQAAEQTIKNMMEIEKVKGFCQVVVASKVREGLAHLIQSCGLGGMRHNSVVLGWPYGWRQSEDPRAWKTFIDTVRCTTAAHLALLVPKNIAFYPSNHERYLEGHIDVWWIVHDGGMLMLLPFLLRQHKVWKKCRMRIFTVAQMDDNSIQMKKDLAIFLYHLRLEAEVEVVEMHNSDISAYTYERTLMMEQRSQMLRQMRLTKTERDREAQLVKDRHSALRLESLYSDEEDESATGADKIQMTWTRDKYMAEPWDPSHAPDNFRELVHIKPDQSNVRRMHTAVKLNEVIVTRSHDARLVLLNMPGPPKNSEGDENYMEFLEVLTEGLERVLLVRGGGREVITIYS; from the exons ATGCCTCACTTCACCGTGGTGCCGGTGGACGGGCCGCGACGCGGCGACTATGACAACCTCGAGGGGCTCAGTTGGGTGGACTACGGGGAGCGCGCCGAGCGGGAAGACTCGGATG GACAGGGTAACCACAGAGAGAACAGTCCCTTCCTTAGCCCTTTGGACGCCTCCAGAGGAAATGACTACTATGACCGGAACCTGGCACTGTTTGAG GAGGAGCTGGACATCCGCCCAAAGGTATCATCTCTCCTGGGCAAGCTTGTCAGCTATACCAACCTCACCCAAGGAGCCAAGGAGCACGAGGAGGCTGAGAGTGGAGAAGGTGGCCGTCGGAGAGCCGCCAAG GCACCCAGCATGGGCACCCTTATGGGAGTGTACCTGCCCTGCCTGCAGAATATCTTCGGGGTCATCCTCTTCCTGCGGCTGACCTGGATGGTGGGCACAGCTGGCGTGCTGCAGGCTCTCCTCATTGTCCTCATCTGTTGCTGCTGT ACCCTGCTGACAGCCATCTCCATGAGTGCCATCGCCACCAATGGCGTGGTTCCAG CTGGTGGCTCTTACTTCATGATTTCCCGCTCTTTGGGACCAGAATTCGGAGGTGCTGTGGGCCTATGCTTCTACCTGGGGACCACATTTGCAGCAGCCATGTATATCCTAGGAGCCATTGAGATCTTGCTG ACCTACATTGCTCCACCAGCTGCCATCTTTTACCCGTCGGGCATACACGACATGTCAAGCGCCACCTTGAATAACATGCGGGTGTACGGGACCATTTTCCTGACTTTCATGACCCTAGTGGTGTTTGTCGGTGTCAAGTATGTGAACAAGTTCGCCTCACTCTTCCTGGCCTGTGTGATCATCTCCATCCTCTCCATTTACGTGGGAGGCATCAAGTCCGCTTTTGACCCTCCTGTTTTTCC GGTGTGCATGCTGGGCAATAGGACTCTGTCTCGGGACCAGTTTGACATCTGTGCCAAGACAGTTGTGGTGGACAATGAGACAGTGGCCACCCGGCTGTGGACTTTCTTCTGCCACAGCCCCAACCTTACTGCTGACTCCTGTGACCCCTACTTCCTGCTCAACAATGTGACAGAGATTCCTGGCATACCTGGGGCAGCTGCTGGTGTGCTCCAGG AAAACCTGTGGAGTGCTTACCTGGAGAAGGGTGAGGTTGTGGAGAAGCATGGGCTGCCCTCCACAGATACCCTTGGCCTGAAGGAGAGCCTGTCCCTGTATGTGGTGGCCGACATCGCCACATCCTTCACCGTGCTGGTTGGCATCTTTTTCCCTTCTGTAACAG GCATCATGGCTGGCTCAAACCGTTCCGGGGACCTCCGTGATGCCCAGAAGTCTATCCCTGTGGGGACCATTCTGGCTATTGTCACCACTTCACTCGTGT ACTTCAGCAGTGTGATTCTCTTCGGTGCCTGCATCGAGGGTGTGGTGCTCCGGGACAA gtacggTGATGGCGTCAGCAGGAACCTGGTGGTAGGCACCTTGGCCTGGCCTTCACCTTGGGTCATCGTGGTCGGCTCCTTCTTCTCAACATGTGGTGCCGGCCTCCAAAGTCTCACTGGGGCGCCACGTTTACTGCAAGCCATTGCCAAGGATAACATCATCCCCTTCCTCCGG GTGTTTGGCCACGGGAAAGCCAATGGTGAGCCAACGTGGGCCCTCCTCCTGACGGCGCTCATCGCTGAGCTGGGCATCCTCATCGCCTCCCTTGACATGGTGGCCCCCATTCTTTCCAT GTTCTTTCTGATGTGTTACCTCTTTGTAAACTTGGCCTGTGCTGTGCAGACACTTCTGAGGACCCCCAACTGGCGGCCCCGGTTCAAGTACTATCACTG gGCGTTGTCTTTCCTGGGCATGAGTCTCTGCCTGGCTCTGATGTTTGTCTCCTCCTGGTACTACGCCCTAGTGGCCATGGTCATCGCAGGCATGATCTACAAGTACATCGAGTACCAAGG GGCTGAGAAGGAGTGGGGTGATGGGATCCGAGGCCTGTCCCTGAGTGCCGCACGATATGCACTGCTGAGACTAGAGGAAGGGCCTCCTCACACGAAGAACTGGCG GCCTCAGCTCCTGGTGCTGCTGAAGTTAGACGAAGATCTTCATGTGAAGTACCCTCGGCTCCTCACCTTTGCCTCCCAACTTAAGGCTGGGAAGGGCCTGACAATCGTTGGCTCTGTCATCCAGGGCAGCTTTCTGGAGAGCTATGGGGAAGCCCAGGCTGCTGAGCAG ACAATCAAGAACATGATGGAGATTGAGAAAGTAAAAGGCTTCTGCCAGGTAGTGGTGGCCAGCAAGGTTCGAGAGGGGCTGGCCCACCTCATCCAGTCTTGCGGCCTGGGCGGCATGAGACATAACTCCGTGGTGCTGGGCTGGCCCTATGGCTGGCGACAGAGTGAGGACCCACGTGCCTGGAAGACCTTTATCG ACACTGTGCGCTGCACCACAGCTGCCCACCTGGCCCTGCTGGTGCCAAAGAACATAGCTTTCTACCCCAGCAACCACGAGCGCTACCTGGAGGGCCACATTGATGTGTGGTGGATCGTGCATGACGGAGGCATGCTGATGCTGCTGCCCTTCCTGCTGCGCCAGCATAAG GTTTGGAAGAAGTGCCGGATGCGCATTTTCACCGTGGCCCAGATGGACGACAACAGCATCCAGATGAAGAAGGATCTGGCCATCTTCCTGTATCACCTCCGCCTGGAAGCTGAAGTGGAGGTGGTAGAGATG cacaacaGTGACATCTCGGCCTACACCTACGAGCGGACACTGATGATGGAGCAGCGGTCTCAAATGCTGCGACAGATGAGGCTGACCAAAACAGAGCGGGATCGAGAG GCCCAGCTGGTGAAGGACAGGCACTCAGCTCTGAGGCTGGAGAGCCTCTACTCCGACGAGGAGGATGAGTCTGCGACAGGCGCTGACAAGATCCAGATGACATGGACCAGAGACAAGTATATGGCTGAACCCTGGGACCCCAGCCATGCCCCTGACAACTTCCGGGAGCTGGTGCACATTAAGCc GGACCAGTCCAATGTGCGGCGTATGCACACTGCTGTGAAGCTCAATGAAGTCATTGTCACACGCTCCCACGATGCCCGCCTGGTCCTACTGAACATGCCCGGCCCCCCTAAGAACAGTGAGGGTGATGAGAACT ACATGGAATTCCTTGAAGTCCTAACCGAGGGCCTTGAACGGGTGTTGTTGGTGCGTGGTGGTGGCCGGGAAGTCATCACCATCTATTCTTGA
- the Lcat gene encoding phosphatidylcholine-sterol acyltransferase isoform X1, with protein sequence MGLPGSPWQWVLLLLGLLLPPATSFWLLNVLFPPHTTPKAELSNHTRPVILVPGCMGNRLEAKLDKPNVVNWLCYRKTEDFFTIWLDFNMFLPLGVDCWIDNTRVVYNRSSGHMSNAPGVQIRVPGFGKTYSVEYLDDNKLAGYLHTLVQNLVNNGYVRDETVRAAPYDWRLAPRQQDEYYQKLAGLVEEMYAAYGKPVFLIGHSLGCLHVLHFLLRQPQSWKDHFIDGFISLGAPWGGSIKPMRILASGDNQGIPIMSNIKLREEQRITTTSPWMFPAHHVWPEDHVFISTPNFNYTSQDFERFFADLHFEEGWHMFLQSRDLLAGLPAPGVEVYCLYGVGMPTAHTYIYDHNFPYKDPVAALYEDGDDTVATRSTELCGQWQGRQSQAVHLLPMNGTDHLNMVFSNKTLEHINAILLGAYRHGTPKSPAASLGPPPQGIKT encoded by the exons ATGGGGCTGCCTGGCTCCCCTTGGCAGTGGGTGCTGTTGCTGTTGGGGCTACTGCTCCCTCCTGCCACCTCCTTCTGGCTCCTCAATGTGCTCTTCCCCCCGCACACCACGCCCAAGGCTGAACTCAGTAACCACACACGGCCTGTCATCCTCG TGCCTGGCTGCATGGGGAATCGGCTAGAAGCCAAGCTGGATAAACCAAACGTGGTAAACTGGCTGTGCTACCGCAAGACAGAGGACTTCTTCACCATCTGGCTGGATTTCAACATGTTTCTACCCCTCGGGGTGGACTGCTGGATTGATAATACCAG GGTTGTCTACAACCGAAGCTCTGGGCACATGTCCAATGCCCCTGGTGTACAGATCCGTGTCCCTGGCTTTGGCAAGACCTACTCTGTTGAATACTTGGATGACAACAAGCTAGCAG GCTACCTGCACACACTGGTGCAGAATCTGGTTAACAATGGGTATGTGCGGGATGAGACAGTGCGGGCTGCGCCCTACGACTGGCGTCTGGCACCCC GCCAGCAGGATGAATACTACCAGAAGCTGGCAGGACTGGTAGAGGAGATGTACGCTGCTTACGGGAAGCCTGTTTTCCTTATTGGACACAGCCTTGGCTGCCTACATGTGCTCCATTTCTTACTGCGTCAGCCACAGTCCTGGAAGGACCACTTCATTGATGGCTTCATCTCTCTTGGGGCCCCATGGGGCGGTTCCATCAAGCCCATGCGGATCCTGGCCTCAG GTGACAACCAGGGCATCCCGATCATGTCCAACATAAAGCTGAGAGAAGAACAGCGCATAACCACAACTTCCCCCTGGATGTTTCCAGCCCACCACGTGTGGCCTGAAGACCACGTGTTCATCTCCACACCAAACTTCAACTACACGAGCCAAGACTTCGAGCGATTTTTTGCAGATCTTCATTTTGAAGAAGGCTGGCACATGTTTCTACAGTCTCGTGACCTACTAGCAGGCCTCCCAGCGCCTGGTGTAGAAGTATATTGTCTATACGGTGTAGGCATGCCCACAGCCCACACCTACATCTATGACCACAACTTTCCCTACAAAGACCCGGTGGCTGCACTCTATGAAGATGGGGACGACACCGTAGCCACACGTAGCACTGAGCTCTGTGGCCAGTGGCAGGGCCGCCAGTCACAGGCTGTACACTTGCTGCCCATGAATGGGACAGATCATCTCAACATGGTCTTCAGCAATAAGACACTGGAGCATATCAATGCTATCCTACTGGGTGCCTACCGCCATGGCACTCCTAAGTCCCCAGCCGCCAGCCTAGGTCCCCCCCCCCAAGGAATAAAGACCTAG
- the Lcat gene encoding phosphatidylcholine-sterol acyltransferase isoform X2, with protein MCSSPRTPRPRLNSVTTHGLSSSLVSTVPGCMGNRLEAKLDKPNVVNWLCYRKTEDFFTIWLDFNMFLPLGVDCWIDNTRVVYNRSSGHMSNAPGVQIRVPGFGKTYSVEYLDDNKLAGYLHTLVQNLVNNGYVRDETVRAAPYDWRLAPRQQDEYYQKLAGLVEEMYAAYGKPVFLIGHSLGCLHVLHFLLRQPQSWKDHFIDGFISLGAPWGGSIKPMRILASGDNQGIPIMSNIKLREEQRITTTSPWMFPAHHVWPEDHVFISTPNFNYTSQDFERFFADLHFEEGWHMFLQSRDLLAGLPAPGVEVYCLYGVGMPTAHTYIYDHNFPYKDPVAALYEDGDDTVATRSTELCGQWQGRQSQAVHLLPMNGTDHLNMVFSNKTLEHINAILLGAYRHGTPKSPAASLGPPPQGIKT; from the exons ATGTGCTCTTCCCCCCGCACACCACGCCCAAGGCTGAACTCAGTAACCACACACGGCCTGTCATCCTCG CTGGTGTCCACAGTGCCTGGCTGCATGGGGAATCGGCTAGAAGCCAAGCTGGATAAACCAAACGTGGTAAACTGGCTGTGCTACCGCAAGACAGAGGACTTCTTCACCATCTGGCTGGATTTCAACATGTTTCTACCCCTCGGGGTGGACTGCTGGATTGATAATACCAG GGTTGTCTACAACCGAAGCTCTGGGCACATGTCCAATGCCCCTGGTGTACAGATCCGTGTCCCTGGCTTTGGCAAGACCTACTCTGTTGAATACTTGGATGACAACAAGCTAGCAG GCTACCTGCACACACTGGTGCAGAATCTGGTTAACAATGGGTATGTGCGGGATGAGACAGTGCGGGCTGCGCCCTACGACTGGCGTCTGGCACCCC GCCAGCAGGATGAATACTACCAGAAGCTGGCAGGACTGGTAGAGGAGATGTACGCTGCTTACGGGAAGCCTGTTTTCCTTATTGGACACAGCCTTGGCTGCCTACATGTGCTCCATTTCTTACTGCGTCAGCCACAGTCCTGGAAGGACCACTTCATTGATGGCTTCATCTCTCTTGGGGCCCCATGGGGCGGTTCCATCAAGCCCATGCGGATCCTGGCCTCAG GTGACAACCAGGGCATCCCGATCATGTCCAACATAAAGCTGAGAGAAGAACAGCGCATAACCACAACTTCCCCCTGGATGTTTCCAGCCCACCACGTGTGGCCTGAAGACCACGTGTTCATCTCCACACCAAACTTCAACTACACGAGCCAAGACTTCGAGCGATTTTTTGCAGATCTTCATTTTGAAGAAGGCTGGCACATGTTTCTACAGTCTCGTGACCTACTAGCAGGCCTCCCAGCGCCTGGTGTAGAAGTATATTGTCTATACGGTGTAGGCATGCCCACAGCCCACACCTACATCTATGACCACAACTTTCCCTACAAAGACCCGGTGGCTGCACTCTATGAAGATGGGGACGACACCGTAGCCACACGTAGCACTGAGCTCTGTGGCCAGTGGCAGGGCCGCCAGTCACAGGCTGTACACTTGCTGCCCATGAATGGGACAGATCATCTCAACATGGTCTTCAGCAATAAGACACTGGAGCATATCAATGCTATCCTACTGGGTGCCTACCGCCATGGCACTCCTAAGTCCCCAGCCGCCAGCCTAGGTCCCCCCCCCCAAGGAATAAAGACCTAG